A stretch of Myxococcus hansupus DNA encodes these proteins:
- a CDS encoding extracellular solute-binding protein: MHWKALPWVLALSLSACSETDPEPQDRRPLAVVLFPYIPDAADDAFVSLMRRLEADFERQHPDIDVDIVFDPNMDVYDLSEGGMLSWLLGNGAAQVVEIDTLIMGDLVSKGWVRPVPLTPGDSHPAAEQAVTVSGQSYGVPTYLCSYVVYSHSPDLSSASDGASLVRILTDFAPAAIPLATNYSGSWTLPSSYLDAWADTNPSGELSQALTLPLDAPTLDSFEAVVKSCEIESGRNPCLDGTFADNTQAEQNFAFGHANGFMGYTERLFFARKANPNMALPEVISVPLGTGSAPTVFVDALVVSAQCTGPCAEDAQAFTDFMKDPAVRSLIAFSGDAPQGTTPRYLLQASQDFYQQEPARSDPMYQKYRAFLDGARPYPNQGFPENRRALQAALLEALQ; this comes from the coding sequence ATGCATTGGAAAGCCTTGCCGTGGGTGTTGGCCCTGTCCTTGAGTGCCTGTTCGGAGACGGATCCCGAACCTCAGGACCGGAGGCCCCTGGCGGTGGTCCTCTTCCCCTACATCCCAGACGCCGCGGATGACGCCTTCGTCAGTCTCATGCGGCGGCTCGAGGCGGACTTCGAGCGCCAGCACCCGGACATCGATGTGGACATCGTGTTCGACCCGAATATGGACGTCTATGACCTGAGCGAGGGCGGCATGCTGAGCTGGCTCCTCGGCAACGGGGCCGCGCAGGTGGTGGAGATCGACACGTTGATCATGGGAGACCTCGTGTCGAAGGGCTGGGTGCGGCCGGTGCCCCTGACGCCAGGTGACTCGCACCCTGCGGCGGAGCAGGCCGTGACCGTCTCGGGGCAGAGCTATGGCGTGCCGACCTACCTGTGCAGCTATGTCGTCTACTCACACAGCCCGGACCTCTCTTCGGCCAGCGATGGCGCCTCGCTGGTCCGGATTCTCACCGACTTCGCGCCGGCTGCCATCCCCCTGGCGACGAACTACAGCGGGAGCTGGACGTTGCCCTCGTCGTACCTGGATGCCTGGGCCGACACGAACCCCTCGGGTGAGCTGTCCCAGGCCTTGACGCTGCCGCTGGACGCACCGACGTTGGACTCCTTCGAGGCCGTGGTGAAGAGCTGCGAGATTGAGTCGGGGAGGAACCCGTGCCTGGATGGCACCTTCGCGGACAACACGCAGGCGGAACAGAACTTCGCCTTCGGTCATGCCAACGGCTTCATGGGCTACACGGAGCGCCTCTTCTTCGCGCGTAAGGCGAATCCGAACATGGCGTTGCCGGAGGTTATTTCGGTGCCGCTGGGGACAGGCTCCGCGCCGACGGTGTTCGTGGACGCGCTGGTGGTCAGCGCGCAGTGCACGGGCCCTTGTGCCGAGGACGCCCAGGCCTTCACCGACTTCATGAAGGACCCGGCGGTGCGCAGCCTCATCGCCTTCAGTGGAGATGCCCCTCAGGGAACGACGCCTCGGTACCTGCTGCAGGCCAGCCAGGACTTCTACCAGCAAGAGCCGGCGCGTTCGGACCCGATGTATCAGAAGTATCGGGCGTTCCTGGATGGCGCTCGGCCCTATCCCAACCAGGGCTTCCCCGAGAACCGGCGGGCGCTCCAGGCCGCGTTGTTGGAGGCGCTCCAGTAA
- a CDS encoding GNAT family N-acetyltransferase: MTCMSCRVATTQRELDDALRVRWAVFGGELQLIAGKPAPTQREVTGFDTLATTVHVVVYDAQEPVATVRILLPNPEVARASGGVLGVELEQRLDLSGLAGPEQVVAEAGRFCVRRKWRHSDAVVRLQAAFYAESRRRGVTHWLAAANLETDSEVDARLIQESLARRGWLSPHWRRRTPGASAAPVVPSTPFYTPEERACAVAGQWEGLRLPRSPALVARRMGARFISEPLYDPGFHRFTLPLIAAVDDIPASTLARFAALGPHCAGERGDHVLPGR, translated from the coding sequence ATGACCTGCATGTCTTGCCGAGTTGCCACGACCCAGCGCGAGCTGGATGACGCGCTTCGCGTTCGCTGGGCTGTCTTCGGAGGGGAGTTGCAGTTGATCGCAGGCAAGCCGGCGCCGACCCAGCGGGAGGTGACTGGCTTCGACACGCTGGCGACCACGGTCCACGTGGTGGTCTATGACGCCCAAGAGCCGGTGGCGACCGTGCGGATTCTGCTGCCGAATCCCGAGGTGGCGCGCGCGAGCGGTGGCGTGCTGGGGGTCGAGTTGGAGCAACGGCTGGACCTGTCCGGACTGGCGGGGCCGGAGCAGGTGGTCGCGGAGGCCGGGCGCTTCTGCGTGCGTAGGAAGTGGCGTCACTCGGATGCGGTGGTCCGGCTTCAGGCGGCCTTCTACGCGGAGAGTCGTCGCCGGGGTGTCACGCACTGGCTGGCCGCGGCGAACCTGGAGACGGACTCGGAGGTGGACGCGCGCCTCATCCAGGAGTCCCTGGCGCGCCGTGGCTGGCTGAGTCCCCACTGGAGGCGGAGGACACCTGGCGCGTCCGCTGCACCCGTCGTGCCGAGCACGCCGTTCTACACCCCCGAGGAACGCGCCTGCGCCGTGGCGGGGCAATGGGAGGGGCTGCGGCTGCCTCGCTCTCCGGCGCTCGTCGCGCGGAGGATGGGCGCGCGCTTCATCTCCGAACCCCTGTACGACCCGGGCTTTCACCGCTTCACGTTGCCGCTCATCGCCGCGGTGGATGACATCCCCGCGAGCACCCTGGCCCGCTTCGCCGCGCTCGGGCCTCACTGCGCCGGCGAGCGGGGGGACCACGTACTTCCCGGGAGGTAG
- a CDS encoding helix-turn-helix transcriptional regulator: MLREGRQPLARLIASDYMAMCIVTAGPPVRYQWLEEAGAPNKLLAQYASLQPNDFVLQSVVRRRGTVLRDSEMISRRELVRSPLYLQSRDMGMNLEQVMAVLLEIQPGVFCGITLYRDRRRAFSRREQAAMQFLTRDFTVAIRNSRLIATPSRGDRLLEALSQRQQFETILMVPPSTEIHRSDRASALLKKWFPLGESARRGPPACLLERLNALTRMDIHERARHDTMDFRQDNQLLLVNFVEMPAHDGPRQWALFLHEFPKSISLPSQLAKQLTPRQIEVAEAMLNNKSDEEIAEALGIKKNTAKVHVRDIYESLKCSTRGDFMYQALQLMKPI, from the coding sequence ATGTTGCGCGAGGGCCGCCAGCCGCTGGCTCGGCTCATTGCCTCCGACTACATGGCGATGTGCATCGTCACCGCGGGACCGCCCGTGCGGTACCAGTGGTTGGAGGAGGCTGGGGCGCCCAACAAGCTGCTGGCGCAGTACGCCTCGCTGCAGCCCAATGACTTCGTGCTCCAGTCGGTGGTGCGCCGGCGCGGCACGGTCCTTCGCGACTCGGAGATGATCTCCCGGAGGGAGTTGGTTCGCAGTCCCCTCTACCTGCAAAGCCGTGACATGGGCATGAACCTGGAACAGGTCATGGCCGTGCTGCTGGAGATTCAACCCGGCGTGTTCTGCGGCATCACCTTGTACCGGGACCGCCGCCGCGCCTTCTCCCGACGAGAGCAAGCGGCCATGCAGTTCCTCACCCGCGACTTCACGGTCGCGATTCGGAACTCCCGCCTCATCGCAACGCCTTCGAGAGGAGACCGCCTCCTGGAGGCATTGAGTCAGCGCCAGCAGTTCGAAACCATTCTCATGGTGCCCCCCTCCACCGAAATCCATCGCTCGGACCGGGCGAGTGCCCTCCTCAAGAAGTGGTTCCCACTGGGCGAAAGCGCCCGTCGAGGACCTCCGGCATGCCTCCTGGAGCGCTTGAACGCACTCACCCGGATGGACATCCATGAGCGAGCTCGGCATGACACGATGGACTTCCGTCAAGACAATCAACTGCTGCTCGTGAACTTCGTCGAAATGCCTGCCCACGACGGCCCACGGCAATGGGCGCTCTTCCTCCACGAGTTCCCCAAGTCCATTTCGCTGCCCTCTCAACTGGCCAAGCAACTGACCCCAAGGCAGATAGAGGTCGCCGAAGCGATGCTCAACAACAAGAGCGATGAGGAGATCGCCGAAGCGCTCGGCATCAAGAAGAACACGGCGAAGGTACACGTGCGGGACATCTACGAGAGTTTGAAGTGCAGCACCCGAGGTGACTTCATGTACCAGGCATTGCAGCTCATGAAGCCCATCTAA
- a CDS encoding LysR family transcriptional regulator: MKTTLIPLLQTFLVVARLRSFSAAARELGLSVSAVSQAVRQLEEQLNVVLLTRTTRSVSLTEAGRRLVETAGPALGQTLAALTEISARPGEAVGRVRLSVPRSAVPYVITPVLPIFRARHPRVEVEVVIEDRFVDIVANGYDAGVRLSESIERDMVQVRLTDAFRYVVVGSPEYLERYGTPQRPEDLLRHECLTYRSESTGALYAWELERGRRTWRVPVRGGIVTNDSRLSVALAEQHQGLAYVVEPMVAEVLKSGRLLRVLEPYAPTVPGFFLYYPSRAQRSEPLRLFVETAKERVHRTFQ, from the coding sequence ATGAAGACGACGCTCATCCCGCTGCTGCAAACGTTTCTCGTGGTCGCGAGGCTTCGCAGCTTCAGCGCCGCGGCGCGTGAGCTCGGGCTTTCCGTGTCAGCGGTGAGTCAAGCCGTGCGCCAGCTCGAGGAGCAGCTCAACGTCGTGCTGCTCACCCGGACGACGCGCAGCGTTTCGCTGACGGAGGCCGGCAGGCGGCTGGTGGAGACAGCAGGCCCTGCCTTGGGGCAGACACTCGCGGCCCTGACCGAGATTTCCGCGCGGCCGGGCGAAGCCGTGGGCCGCGTCCGGTTGTCGGTGCCCCGCTCCGCGGTGCCCTACGTCATCACACCCGTGCTCCCCATTTTTCGCGCTCGGCATCCACGCGTGGAGGTGGAGGTCGTCATCGAGGACCGCTTCGTGGACATCGTGGCGAATGGGTACGACGCGGGCGTGCGGCTCAGCGAATCCATTGAACGCGACATGGTGCAGGTGCGGCTCACGGATGCCTTTCGTTACGTGGTGGTGGGCTCACCCGAGTATCTGGAGCGGTACGGAACGCCCCAACGCCCCGAGGACCTGCTCCGCCACGAGTGCCTCACCTACCGCTCCGAATCCACGGGGGCGCTCTATGCCTGGGAACTGGAGCGAGGCCGTCGAACCTGGCGTGTCCCGGTGCGCGGCGGCATTGTCACCAACGACAGCCGGTTGAGCGTGGCCCTGGCGGAGCAGCATCAGGGACTGGCTTACGTCGTCGAACCCATGGTGGCGGAGGTGCTGAAGTCGGGCCGGCTGCTGCGCGTGCTCGAACCCTACGCGCCCACGGTGCCTGGGTTCTTCCTCTACTATCCCAGCCGAGCCCAACGCTCCGAGCCCCTGCGCCTCTTCGTCGAGACGGCCAAGGAGCGGGTCCACCGCACCTTCCAGTAG
- a CDS encoding efflux RND transporter periplasmic adaptor subunit: MRGSPMGSRVLASGLFTLMLSCSEGKRAESPRPVEVEAVALHPSEIRATGEYLGALLSRQSVTVMPQVAGYVRKIHVRPGQQVEAGQPLLEVDSREQTAALESAQAQERSTQVNLALARRTQTRTESLFKEGLASAQEMERAAAAVDAAEAATRSAAAQVSQRTVLLGFSVVRAPFAGTVGEVRVRLGDAVSATTDLTRVAQANVLEVSVAVPGERARALRPDTPMEVLDTQGRVLIASSLFYIAPQADPVTQLVEVKAAFRNTVGLRPSELVRARLVFASGQALQLPAVAVVRQSGQPFAWVLRDSGGRTVVERRPVTLGVLGEGTYVVEAGLSPGDRVAVSSLQSLRDGAPVTVKDASRAPAVTDAGLAGGCL; this comes from the coding sequence ATGCGAGGAAGTCCCATGGGGAGCCGTGTGCTCGCATCGGGCCTGTTCACCCTGATGCTGAGTTGCTCGGAAGGGAAGCGGGCGGAGTCACCGCGTCCCGTCGAGGTCGAGGCCGTCGCGCTGCACCCCTCCGAGATTCGCGCGACGGGGGAGTACCTGGGTGCGCTGCTCTCACGGCAGAGCGTTACGGTGATGCCGCAGGTGGCCGGTTACGTCCGGAAGATTCATGTCCGTCCGGGTCAGCAGGTGGAGGCGGGGCAGCCGCTCTTGGAGGTGGACTCCCGGGAGCAGACGGCCGCGCTGGAAAGTGCCCAGGCCCAGGAGCGCTCCACTCAGGTGAACCTCGCGCTCGCCCGGCGCACCCAGACGCGGACCGAGTCCCTGTTCAAGGAAGGGCTGGCCAGCGCGCAGGAAATGGAGCGCGCGGCGGCGGCGGTCGACGCCGCGGAGGCGGCCACCCGCTCGGCGGCGGCCCAGGTGTCCCAGCGCACCGTGCTGCTGGGCTTCAGCGTGGTTCGGGCCCCCTTCGCTGGCACCGTGGGTGAGGTGCGCGTGCGGCTGGGGGACGCGGTCTCCGCCACCACGGACCTGACCCGCGTCGCGCAGGCGAACGTCCTGGAGGTGAGCGTCGCGGTCCCCGGCGAGCGCGCCCGAGCCCTCCGGCCTGACACGCCCATGGAGGTGCTCGACACGCAGGGCAGGGTGCTCATCGCCAGTTCCCTGTTCTACATCGCACCCCAGGCGGACCCGGTCACCCAGCTCGTCGAGGTGAAAGCCGCGTTCCGCAACACGGTCGGGCTGCGTCCCAGTGAGTTGGTGCGGGCGCGGCTCGTCTTCGCCAGCGGCCAGGCGCTGCAACTGCCAGCCGTGGCGGTGGTTCGGCAGAGTGGTCAGCCCTTCGCTTGGGTGCTTAGGGACAGCGGCGGCCGGACGGTGGTGGAACGCCGCCCCGTCACCCTGGGCGTCCTTGGGGAGGGGACCTACGTCGTGGAGGCCGGGCTGAGCCCCGGAGACCGGGTCGCCGTCTCGTCACTGCAATCCCTGCGTGACGGCGCGCCCGTGACAGTGAAGGACGCGTCCCGGGCTCCGGCCGTGACGGACGCCGGGCTCGCGGGAGGATGCCTGTAG
- a CDS encoding efflux RND transporter permease subunit, whose translation MIHFFIRRPVFAAVVSILLTLVGLIAIPTLPIAQYPDLAPPQVTVTATYVGASAEVVETAVTIPLEQELNGVEGMRYITSTSSNDGSSQITITFEATRDIEVAAVDVQNRVSRAAARLPSEVNQTGIVVSKASNQLLMSFGLFSPDDRYDAGFISNYADVNIKDAIKRIRGVGDVRLFGERRFSMRLWLNPTALARHKLTPQDIARALREQNLQVAAGQVGQPPSRDDQDYQLAVRARGRLVEPAEFDEVVVQRNPGGRLVRLKDVGRAEMGAENYGMLLRFNGRPGMGLGIFQLPTANALEVRDAVVQEMERLSQQFPPGLEYRHATDTTLAVRASINEVLQTLVEAIVLVILVIFLFLHGWRSVLITALTLPVSLVGTFAFVKLFGFSINTLTLFGLTLATGLVVDDAIVVIENIERLMVERHLSARAAAREGMKEVAGAVVAISIVLVAVFVPVALFPGTTGAIYRQFALTIAASVGLSTVCALTLTPALSAMLLKHHTGPKWIFFRKVDQVLDATKAVYGRMLRRLLQRPVAVLLVFVTFLAATVALFRVVPTGFIPDEDQGYFIVSVQGPEGMSLARTEKVLYEMEAVLREQPELRSMFVLGGMSLGNNGSNLAQAWVNLKPWEERKGEAHTVAAIVERLREPLSRIGGARVMPFLPPAIRGVGTVGGFQFIVEDTSGGRELSELATATLDLVARSNEDSRLRGVFTSFAADTPLLDVEVDRQKANALGVPVDQLFSTLQLYMGSQYVNDFNYASRTYRVYVQAEQQFRDTPQDIGAFYVRNDSGDMIPLESLVTVTPTTSAQVIRRYNLFRSAELNGQAAPGVSSGQAMSAMEELSAEVLPPGTSVEWSGLSLEQQESGGQTFVIFGLGLLFVFLVLAAQYESFTLPLVIILSVPLAVLGALGFQVLRGLPNDVFCQVGLVMLVGLASKNAILIVEFAEQLREQGRTAVEAAIEASEVRLRPILMTSIAFLLGVVPLMLAKGAGAAARNSLGTAVFGGMLVSTLVNLVFIPGLYVLMQKLRGDARRSRDEEDDDLPVPHPHP comes from the coding sequence ATGATTCACTTCTTCATCCGCCGCCCGGTGTTCGCGGCCGTGGTCTCCATCCTGCTGACCCTGGTGGGCTTGATTGCCATTCCCACCCTGCCCATTGCCCAGTACCCGGACCTGGCGCCTCCACAGGTCACCGTGACGGCCACCTACGTGGGCGCGAGCGCGGAGGTCGTGGAGACCGCCGTCACCATCCCGCTGGAGCAGGAGCTCAACGGGGTGGAGGGCATGCGTTACATCACCTCCACCAGCAGCAACGACGGCAGCAGTCAAATCACCATCACCTTCGAGGCCACGCGCGACATCGAGGTGGCCGCCGTCGACGTGCAGAACCGCGTCAGTCGAGCCGCGGCGCGGCTGCCCTCGGAGGTGAACCAGACGGGCATCGTGGTCAGCAAGGCGTCCAACCAGTTGCTCATGTCCTTCGGGCTCTTCAGCCCGGATGACCGCTACGACGCGGGGTTCATCAGCAACTACGCCGACGTCAACATCAAGGACGCCATCAAGCGCATTCGTGGCGTCGGCGACGTCCGTCTCTTTGGCGAGCGGCGGTTCAGCATGCGGCTGTGGTTGAACCCCACGGCCCTGGCCCGTCACAAGTTGACGCCGCAGGACATCGCGCGGGCGCTGCGGGAGCAGAACCTCCAGGTGGCCGCGGGGCAGGTGGGACAGCCGCCCAGCCGGGACGACCAGGACTATCAGCTCGCGGTGCGTGCGCGCGGGCGGCTCGTGGAGCCCGCGGAGTTCGACGAAGTCGTCGTGCAGCGCAACCCAGGGGGCCGGCTGGTTCGGCTGAAGGACGTGGGCCGCGCGGAGATGGGCGCGGAGAACTACGGCATGCTGCTGCGCTTCAACGGGCGCCCTGGCATGGGGTTGGGCATCTTCCAGCTCCCCACGGCCAACGCGCTCGAGGTGCGTGACGCCGTGGTCCAGGAGATGGAGCGCCTGAGCCAGCAGTTTCCGCCCGGGCTCGAGTACCGGCACGCCACCGACACCACGCTCGCGGTGCGCGCCTCCATCAACGAGGTGCTCCAGACGTTGGTGGAGGCCATCGTCCTCGTCATCCTGGTCATCTTCCTTTTCTTGCACGGATGGCGGAGCGTCCTCATCACCGCGCTGACCTTGCCCGTGTCGCTGGTGGGTACCTTCGCCTTCGTCAAGCTGTTCGGCTTCTCCATCAACACGCTCACGCTGTTTGGCCTCACGCTGGCCACGGGCCTGGTGGTGGACGACGCCATCGTCGTCATCGAGAACATCGAACGGCTGATGGTGGAGCGGCACCTCAGTGCCCGCGCGGCGGCGCGCGAAGGCATGAAGGAGGTGGCTGGCGCGGTGGTGGCCATCTCCATCGTGTTGGTGGCGGTGTTCGTCCCGGTGGCGCTCTTCCCGGGCACCACGGGCGCCATCTACCGGCAGTTCGCGCTGACCATCGCCGCGTCGGTGGGACTGTCCACGGTGTGTGCGCTGACGCTCACGCCGGCGCTCTCGGCGATGCTGCTCAAGCACCACACGGGACCGAAGTGGATTTTCTTCCGCAAGGTGGACCAGGTGCTGGACGCGACGAAGGCCGTGTATGGCCGGATGCTGCGCCGGTTGCTCCAGCGTCCCGTCGCGGTGCTGCTCGTCTTCGTGACGTTCCTGGCCGCCACCGTGGCGCTGTTCCGCGTGGTTCCCACCGGCTTCATTCCGGACGAGGACCAGGGCTACTTCATCGTGTCGGTGCAAGGTCCGGAGGGCATGTCGCTCGCTCGGACGGAGAAGGTCCTGTACGAGATGGAAGCCGTGCTCCGGGAGCAGCCGGAGCTGCGGAGCATGTTCGTGCTCGGGGGCATGTCCCTGGGGAACAACGGATCCAACCTCGCCCAGGCGTGGGTCAACCTCAAGCCCTGGGAGGAGCGGAAGGGCGAGGCGCATACGGTGGCCGCCATCGTGGAGCGGCTGCGGGAGCCCCTCTCCAGGATTGGAGGCGCGAGGGTGATGCCCTTCCTGCCCCCAGCGATTCGAGGCGTCGGCACGGTGGGCGGCTTCCAGTTCATCGTCGAGGACACCTCGGGCGGGCGTGAGCTGTCCGAGCTGGCCACCGCGACCTTGGACCTGGTGGCGCGCAGCAATGAGGACAGCCGCCTGCGCGGCGTCTTCACGTCCTTCGCCGCGGACACGCCGCTCCTGGACGTGGAGGTGGACCGGCAGAAGGCCAACGCCCTGGGCGTGCCCGTGGACCAGCTCTTCAGCACCCTGCAGCTCTACATGGGCAGCCAGTACGTCAACGACTTCAACTACGCGAGCCGCACCTATCGCGTCTACGTCCAGGCCGAGCAGCAGTTCCGCGACACGCCGCAGGACATCGGTGCCTTCTACGTGCGGAACGACAGCGGGGACATGATTCCGCTCGAATCCCTGGTGACGGTGACGCCGACGACGTCCGCCCAGGTCATCCGGCGCTACAACCTCTTCCGCTCCGCCGAGCTCAACGGCCAGGCGGCGCCCGGCGTCTCGTCCGGTCAGGCGATGTCCGCCATGGAGGAGCTGTCCGCGGAGGTGCTGCCGCCCGGCACGAGCGTGGAGTGGTCCGGCCTCTCCTTGGAGCAACAGGAGAGCGGGGGACAGACGTTCGTCATCTTCGGGCTGGGGCTGCTCTTCGTCTTCCTGGTGCTCGCCGCGCAGTACGAGAGCTTCACGCTCCCGCTGGTCATCATCCTCTCGGTGCCACTGGCGGTGCTCGGCGCCCTGGGGTTCCAGGTGCTGCGCGGGCTGCCCAACGATGTCTTCTGTCAGGTGGGGCTCGTGATGCTGGTGGGACTGGCGAGCAAGAACGCCATCCTCATCGTGGAGTTCGCCGAGCAACTGCGTGAGCAAGGGCGCACCGCCGTGGAGGCCGCCATTGAAGCGTCGGAGGTGCGCCTGCGGCCCATCCTCATGACCTCCATCGCGTTCCTCCTGGGCGTGGTGCCGCTCATGCTGGCCAAGGGCGCTGGCGCCGCCGCGCGGAACAGCCTGGGGACAGCGGTCTTCGGCGGCATGTTGGTGTCCACCCTCGTCAACCTCGTCTTCATCCCGGGCCTCTACGTGCTCATGCAGAAGCTTCGGGGAGACGCCCGACGCTCACGGGACGAGGAGGACGACGACCTGCCGGTGCCGCACCCTCACCCGTGA
- a CDS encoding aldo/keto reductase, which produces MQKRTLGKSNLEVSAIGLGCMGMSFGYGPPGDRQEMIKLIRAAVEKGVTFFDTAEVYGPWTNEELVGEALEPFKGKVVIATKFGFKASTPGEARWSGFDSRPEHIKAVAEASLKRLRIDAIDLFYQHRVDTEVPIEDVAGAVKDLIREGKVKHFGLSEAGVQTVRRAHAVHPVTALQSEYSLWWRKPEEEMLATLEELGIGFVPFSPLGKGFLTGKIDDSTSFAKDDFRNSVPRFAPEARKANQRLVELIRGVAARKNATPAQIALAWVLAQKPWMVPIPGTTKLHRLEENLGAAEIVLTAQDLQEIDDTASKIPVQGARYPEALERLTGR; this is translated from the coding sequence ATGCAGAAGCGCACGCTGGGAAAGAGCAACCTCGAGGTATCCGCCATCGGCCTGGGCTGCATGGGCATGAGCTTCGGCTACGGGCCGCCTGGGGACCGCCAGGAGATGATCAAGCTCATCCGAGCCGCCGTGGAGAAGGGCGTCACGTTCTTCGACACGGCCGAGGTCTACGGCCCCTGGACGAACGAGGAGCTGGTGGGCGAGGCCCTGGAGCCCTTCAAGGGGAAGGTGGTCATCGCCACCAAGTTTGGTTTCAAGGCCTCGACCCCTGGGGAGGCCCGCTGGAGCGGTTTCGACAGCCGCCCTGAACACATCAAGGCGGTGGCCGAGGCGTCGCTCAAGCGCCTGCGCATCGACGCAATCGACCTCTTCTACCAGCACCGGGTGGACACGGAGGTGCCCATCGAGGACGTCGCGGGCGCGGTGAAGGACCTGATTCGCGAAGGCAAGGTGAAGCACTTCGGCCTCTCCGAGGCGGGCGTGCAGACAGTCCGCCGAGCGCATGCCGTGCATCCCGTGACGGCGCTCCAGAGTGAGTACTCGCTTTGGTGGCGCAAGCCGGAGGAGGAGATGCTGGCGACGCTGGAGGAGCTCGGCATCGGCTTCGTTCCCTTCAGTCCGCTGGGCAAGGGCTTCCTGACCGGGAAGATTGACGACTCGACCTCCTTCGCGAAGGACGACTTCCGCAACAGCGTTCCCCGCTTCGCGCCCGAGGCCCGGAAGGCGAACCAGCGGCTGGTGGAGCTGATTCGCGGCGTCGCCGCGAGGAAGAACGCGACGCCGGCGCAGATTGCGCTCGCGTGGGTGCTCGCCCAGAAGCCGTGGATGGTTCCCATTCCAGGGACCACGAAGCTGCACCGGCTCGAAGAGAACCTGGGCGCGGCCGAAATCGTGCTGACGGCGCAAGACCTTCAGGAGATTGACGACACGGCTTCGAAGATCCCCGTCCAGGGGGCTCGCTACCCCGAGGCGCTGGAGCGGTTGACCGGACGTTGA
- a CDS encoding RibD family protein, which yields MREVKRPYVICHMVPSVDGRIVTQGWKLSPGVLAEYERTAETFNADGWMIGRISMEPYAGKAKVPVRKNPQPIPRTDFIARSDAESYAIALDPSGKLTWKSASIDDEHVITVLTEQVSDEYLAFLQAKGVSYLFGGKTDLNLKKVLEKLRAEFGIKRLLLEGGGKINGSFLAADLIDELSVLLAPVADGSIGTPSLFDSSEGKGPSRALKLVSVEKRKGDVVWLKYKLRKSNAKR from the coding sequence ATGCGTGAAGTGAAGCGCCCCTACGTGATTTGCCACATGGTGCCCTCCGTCGACGGGCGCATCGTGACCCAGGGGTGGAAGCTGTCGCCCGGCGTCCTCGCCGAGTACGAGCGGACCGCGGAGACGTTCAACGCCGATGGCTGGATGATTGGCCGGATTTCGATGGAGCCCTACGCCGGCAAGGCGAAGGTGCCCGTGCGCAAGAATCCGCAGCCGATTCCCCGGACGGACTTCATCGCGCGCAGCGACGCGGAGTCGTATGCCATCGCGCTCGATCCGTCTGGGAAGCTCACCTGGAAGTCGGCGTCCATCGACGATGAACACGTCATCACGGTGCTCACGGAGCAGGTCTCGGATGAATATCTGGCGTTCCTCCAGGCCAAGGGCGTTTCGTACCTGTTCGGTGGCAAGACGGACCTGAACCTGAAGAAGGTGCTCGAAAAGCTCCGGGCCGAGTTCGGCATCAAGCGCTTGCTCTTGGAGGGAGGGGGGAAGATCAACGGCTCCTTCCTGGCAGCGGACCTCATCGACGAGCTGAGCGTGCTGCTGGCCCCTGTCGCGGATGGCTCCATCGGGACGCCCTCGCTCTTCGATTCAAGCGAGGGGAAGGGACCCAGCCGCGCCCTCAAACTGGTCTCCGTGGAGAAGCGGAAGGGCGACGTGGTGTGGCTGAAGTACAAGCTGCGGAAGTCCAACGCCAAGCGGTGA